A section of the Marinoscillum sp. 108 genome encodes:
- a CDS encoding CotH kinase family protein: MRTFLIPTILFTALSLAAQGQIDHWESVILPGDTWSYQVPTSQPPVDWTQIGFNDAQWSQGASGIGYGDDDDQTIIDATLTVYMRLEFTIVSLAEVEQLLLDMDYDDGFVAYLNGTEIARSLVSGEPPAFDQPSDGLHEALLYTGADPERHEIDLSLLAEGTNVLAVEVHNESLTSSDLTGIPTLSVGVNATTSHYRSVPDWFDEPVEMEEVVLETSNLPIVIINTVGGQSIPNEPKIRASMTIIDNGPGEENAVTDSSNPASLDFDGHIEIEIRGSSSNCCSDKKQYALTTYDEVNEKDNVSLLGMPKENDWILNGFAFDPSLMRDYIAYQLSLKIGQYASRGRYCEVILNGDYVGVYVLQEKLKADDNRIDINKIEPEDNAGKALTGGYITKSDKTEGSDVAAWYMDNYSGWQTAFVHEHPKPTTVTSLQDNYIREIFFNLEAQALSNNDALNGGYPSIIDMPSFIDFMIMNELASNADAYQFSTYFHKDRNGKLRAGPVWDFNLTFGNDLFFWGYDRSHTNGWQFDDGDNVGAKFWTDLFLNPTFNCYLSKRWLELTAPGQPLHPDQINSFIDEVFANTEVAAERNHARWGIGEDRAEHVAIMKQWVIDRVSWITSQLGNGQTCVGESVPNLVITSINYHPMTADGKDEKDLEFIEITNTGSTTVDLTGVYFGGTGLVYQFPPNIALAAGHSVFLANEADAFREAYGFNPYDEFSRSLNNGGQTITLLNGYGMVIDEMTYSDEAPWPTEADGDGYFLSIIDPNADNNDPSNWKAENVISGTLLASQSPEPVISLFPNPTSGHLQIASARQLVTVQMYDVHGRLLQTIHPAEASVVMDISHLEKGIYLLQIQTNTQVYRRKVVVE, encoded by the coding sequence ATGCGAACATTCCTCATCCCAACCATCCTGTTTACCGCACTTTCTCTGGCCGCCCAGGGCCAAATCGATCATTGGGAGAGCGTGATCCTTCCCGGCGATACTTGGAGCTACCAGGTGCCTACTTCCCAGCCACCCGTTGATTGGACTCAAATCGGCTTCAATGATGCTCAGTGGAGCCAGGGGGCCTCAGGGATAGGTTATGGTGATGATGATGACCAAACGATCATCGATGCCACATTGACGGTCTATATGCGACTGGAGTTTACGATTGTCTCATTGGCAGAAGTAGAGCAGCTGCTTCTGGACATGGACTATGATGATGGATTTGTGGCATACCTCAACGGTACCGAGATAGCCCGTTCATTGGTCTCAGGGGAGCCTCCGGCCTTTGATCAGCCCTCTGACGGCCTCCATGAGGCTTTGCTCTATACCGGGGCAGACCCGGAGCGACATGAGATCGACCTGAGCCTTTTGGCTGAAGGCACCAACGTTTTGGCCGTTGAAGTACATAATGAAAGTCTGACCTCATCAGACCTCACGGGCATCCCGACCCTGTCCGTAGGCGTCAACGCAACAACCAGTCACTATCGGAGTGTACCTGACTGGTTTGATGAACCCGTGGAGATGGAGGAGGTAGTGCTGGAGACCTCAAACCTTCCCATTGTCATCATCAACACTGTGGGTGGGCAAAGCATCCCCAATGAACCAAAAATCAGGGCCTCCATGACGATTATTGACAATGGACCGGGAGAGGAAAATGCCGTCACCGACAGTTCCAACCCTGCAAGTCTTGATTTTGATGGCCATATTGAAATAGAAATCAGAGGCTCTTCTTCCAATTGCTGCTCAGATAAGAAACAGTATGCCCTGACTACTTACGATGAAGTCAATGAAAAGGACAATGTGAGTTTACTGGGTATGCCCAAAGAAAATGACTGGATTTTGAATGGTTTCGCCTTTGATCCTTCACTGATGAGAGACTATATCGCCTACCAGTTGTCCCTCAAAATAGGTCAGTATGCATCCAGAGGGAGGTACTGCGAGGTGATCTTGAATGGAGACTATGTGGGTGTCTACGTGCTGCAAGAAAAGCTAAAAGCAGATGACAATCGAATTGACATCAACAAAATAGAGCCAGAAGACAATGCCGGAAAGGCACTCACCGGTGGTTATATTACCAAATCGGACAAAACCGAAGGGAGCGATGTGGCTGCCTGGTACATGGACAATTACTCCGGCTGGCAAACAGCTTTTGTGCATGAGCACCCCAAACCCACCACGGTCACTTCTCTGCAAGACAACTACATTCGGGAAATTTTCTTTAACCTGGAGGCTCAGGCATTGAGCAATAACGATGCACTGAATGGTGGTTATCCATCTATTATTGATATGCCGTCTTTCATCGACTTCATGATCATGAATGAGCTGGCTTCCAACGCTGACGCCTATCAGTTTAGCACTTATTTTCATAAAGACAGAAACGGTAAGCTTCGTGCCGGTCCGGTGTGGGATTTTAACCTGACCTTCGGCAATGACCTCTTTTTCTGGGGCTATGACAGGAGCCATACGAATGGCTGGCAGTTTGATGATGGAGACAATGTAGGGGCCAAATTCTGGACAGACCTTTTCCTTAACCCTACATTCAATTGCTACCTCAGCAAACGCTGGTTGGAACTCACCGCACCAGGGCAGCCTCTTCATCCTGACCAAATCAACTCGTTCATCGATGAGGTGTTCGCTAACACTGAAGTCGCTGCTGAGAGAAATCACGCGAGATGGGGGATAGGCGAAGATCGAGCTGAACACGTCGCCATCATGAAACAATGGGTCATTGATCGGGTCAGCTGGATCACATCACAGCTAGGGAATGGACAGACCTGTGTAGGAGAGTCGGTGCCCAATCTGGTCATTACCAGCATCAACTATCACCCAATGACAGCAGATGGGAAGGACGAGAAAGACCTGGAGTTCATTGAAATCACCAACACTGGCAGCACTACTGTTGATCTCACAGGTGTCTACTTTGGAGGTACAGGCCTGGTGTATCAGTTTCCTCCCAACATCGCATTGGCGGCAGGGCATAGTGTCTTCTTGGCCAATGAAGCCGATGCTTTTAGGGAAGCTTACGGATTCAATCCATATGACGAGTTTAGCAGGAGCCTGAACAATGGAGGACAGACCATCACCTTACTCAATGGCTATGGGATGGTCATAGACGAAATGACCTACAGCGATGAAGCTCCATGGCCCACAGAAGCAGATGGCGATGGTTATTTTCTAAGTATCATTGACCCAAATGCCGATAACAATGACCCGTCCAACTGGAAGGCTGAAAATGTGATCTCAGGTACCCTTTTGGCGAGTCAATCACCAGAGCCGGTTATTTCATTGTTCCCAAACCCAACCTCCGGTCACCTTCAGATTGCTTCCGCTCGGCAACTGGTTACAGTCCAAATGTATGATGTGCATGGAAGGCTGCTTCAAACCATTCATCCCGCCGAGGCATCAGTGGTAATGGATATTTCACATCTTGAAAAAGGAATCTATCTCCTGCAAATTCAAACCAATACTCAAGTGTATAGACGAAAAGTAGTGGTGGAGTAG